In the Pseudanabaena sp. PCC 7367 genome, one interval contains:
- a CDS encoding CIA30 family protein has translation MSPNTSSSDSAANANQNSSKWDLGKFYQTLTYFEVLPWLQQIDVLGWLGTRNDPKPDPSVLAPLLAIVVGDRGMVGKQLTQFLGNSGYRIQSANFFAANATSTNAVTNADVVFLCLDALLNLNVDDSETLGNLDPNELIDRIKSWLKPDQDRMLFDFRQAGEQESATNPDQSNTKNLKEIWGILDDVVMGGVSASNITLGDRSALFYGNVSTANSGGFASVRSRNFEPGIDLSAYDGIALRVRGDGKRYKFMLRDSGRWDGIAFCASFDTVANNWIDLKIPFDRFAPIFRAKTVKDAEPIATEQICAFQLMLSKFEYDGALNPRFEAGSFRLEVEYIKAYSSSKLPQLVVVSPELNINPKAEHIEKIENQVRRSGIPYTIAKPIDLTDSSQSQAIALGQLEQLGQQNSNSNQSAKPPQPVSSLAIAQLCIEALKHNQATQKTYRITALPPKPSDRIAQTEQSKQTTSQTNPCAPGDWDCQFARLTPDIIGIN, from the coding sequence ATGAGTCCTAACACCTCCTCATCCGACTCCGCCGCTAATGCCAACCAAAATTCTAGTAAATGGGATCTAGGTAAGTTTTACCAAACCCTGACTTATTTTGAAGTGCTGCCCTGGCTCCAGCAGATTGATGTATTGGGTTGGCTGGGTACTCGCAACGATCCTAAGCCCGATCCTTCTGTGCTGGCTCCGTTGCTGGCGATCGTGGTAGGCGATCGGGGCATGGTGGGTAAGCAGTTAACTCAGTTTTTAGGTAACTCTGGCTATCGAATTCAGTCGGCTAATTTTTTTGCAGCAAATGCTACATCTACTAATGCTGTAACTAATGCCGATGTAGTTTTTCTCTGTCTAGATGCTTTGCTCAATCTCAATGTAGATGATTCTGAAACGCTGGGCAATCTAGATCCAAATGAGTTGATCGATCGCATTAAGTCCTGGCTCAAGCCCGATCAAGATCGAATGTTATTTGATTTTCGGCAGGCTGGAGAGCAAGAGTCTGCAACTAACCCAGACCAGAGCAATACGAAGAATTTAAAAGAAATCTGGGGCATCCTTGATGATGTGGTGATGGGCGGTGTGAGCGCTAGTAACATTACCCTGGGCGATCGCTCGGCGTTGTTCTATGGCAATGTGTCTACGGCCAATTCCGGTGGGTTTGCCTCGGTGCGATCGCGCAACTTTGAGCCAGGCATTGATCTAAGCGCCTATGATGGCATTGCTTTGCGGGTACGTGGCGACGGCAAACGCTATAAGTTTATGCTGCGTGATTCTGGTCGCTGGGATGGGATCGCCTTTTGTGCCTCCTTTGATACGGTGGCTAATAACTGGATTGATCTTAAAATTCCCTTCGATCGATTTGCGCCCATTTTCCGCGCCAAGACGGTCAAGGATGCTGAGCCGATCGCCACTGAGCAAATTTGTGCTTTTCAATTGATGTTGAGCAAGTTTGAGTATGATGGGGCGTTAAATCCCCGGTTTGAGGCTGGTAGTTTTCGCCTGGAGGTAGAGTATATTAAGGCATACAGCAGTTCTAAGCTACCGCAGTTAGTTGTAGTCAGCCCAGAACTAAATATTAATCCTAAGGCTGAGCATATTGAAAAGATAGAAAACCAGGTGCGGCGCAGTGGCATCCCCTACACGATCGCTAAACCTATAGATCTAACCGACTCAAGCCAAAGCCAAGCGATTGCATTAGGGCAATTAGAGCAATTAGGGCAACAAAATAGTAATAGCAATCAATCAGCAAAGCCACCGCAACCAGTTAGCAGCCTTGCGATCGCCCAGCTCTGCATCGAAGCCCTCAAACATAATCAGGCCACCCAAAAGACCTATAGAATTACGGCGTTGCCACCTAAGCCATCCGATCGGATCGCGCAAACAGAGCAATCAAAGCAAACAACCAGCCAAACCAATCCCTGCGCTCCTGGTGATTGGGATTGTCAATTTGCACGGCTGACCCCTGACATTATTGGAATTAATTAA
- a CDS encoding tetratricopeptide repeat protein, with translation MEHKIRWLAALTTVDGPEQDSHTFWFNRAVYLMKQGNATEAIAAFEKVVKLNPEHYQAWNLHGNLLRKAKQYDQAIVSYARALEIKPNYYTALNHQGVALHQLNRFTEAVASFDLAINAKPGCYRAWNNLAGSLVELERYDEALEVYDEALNIKPDFYQAWNNKGNLLRRLQRYEAALLAYQQAIVHEPNLPETWLNRGSVLASLQRYAEAIECYGQAIRLKQDYYLAWLNYGRILVKLDDNENAITCYQTALQLKSKPCEAAYELASLHTQLNNYEIADDYYAQVLAIKPNFQGAAVDRQKLQKFLAKSSSTQPQPHPVT, from the coding sequence ATGGAACATAAGATCAGGTGGCTAGCGGCTCTTACCACTGTGGACGGGCCTGAACAAGATAGCCACACTTTTTGGTTTAATCGTGCTGTTTATTTGATGAAACAGGGTAATGCCACTGAGGCGATCGCTGCCTTTGAGAAGGTGGTGAAGCTTAATCCTGAGCATTATCAAGCCTGGAATCTGCATGGCAACTTACTGCGCAAGGCCAAACAATATGATCAGGCGATCGTATCCTATGCCAGGGCGCTGGAAATTAAACCAAACTACTACACTGCCCTCAATCATCAGGGCGTGGCGCTGCATCAACTCAATCGTTTCACGGAGGCAGTAGCTTCCTTTGACCTGGCGATTAATGCCAAACCTGGTTGCTATCGCGCCTGGAATAATTTAGCGGGATCGCTGGTTGAACTGGAACGCTACGATGAAGCCCTGGAAGTATATGACGAAGCCTTGAATATCAAGCCGGATTTCTATCAAGCCTGGAATAACAAGGGCAATTTACTGCGACGACTCCAGCGCTATGAAGCAGCATTGCTGGCATACCAACAGGCGATCGTCCACGAGCCAAATCTGCCGGAAACCTGGCTCAATCGCGGTAGTGTGCTGGCCAGTTTGCAGCGCTATGCCGAAGCGATCGAATGCTATGGGCAAGCAATCCGGCTCAAGCAAGATTATTATCTGGCCTGGTTAAACTATGGCCGCATCCTGGTCAAACTAGACGACAATGAAAATGCCATTACTTGTTATCAAACCGCGCTCCAATTAAAATCAAAACCATGTGAAGCGGCGTACGAGCTGGCTAGTTTGCATACCCAACTCAATAATTATGAAATCGCTGATGACTACTATGCCCAAGTGTTGGCAATCAAGCCAAATTTTCAGGGTGCAGCGGTCGATCGCCAGAAATTACAAAAGTTCTTGGCTAAGTCATCTTCTACTCAACCTCAACCCCACCCGGTAACTTGA
- a CDS encoding cyclic nucleotide-binding domain-containing protein: MMKPIKTIEAYQKPPSPKTYAAGEIIFSQGETGSLMYGVISGEVEMQLNSKVIETISMGDVFGAGALVHDDHLRTSTAIAKTECLIGFLDQKHFLFAIQQTPMFAIEVMRSYSDRFRRLKELF; this comes from the coding sequence ATCATGAAACCAATTAAAACAATCGAAGCATACCAAAAACCACCATCACCCAAGACCTATGCCGCTGGTGAAATTATTTTTAGTCAGGGTGAAACTGGCAGCCTTATGTATGGGGTGATCAGTGGGGAGGTGGAAATGCAATTGAATAGCAAGGTGATCGAGACAATCAGCATGGGTGATGTGTTTGGTGCAGGCGCTCTGGTACATGACGATCATTTACGCACCTCTACTGCGATCGCTAAAACTGAATGTCTCATTGGCTTTCTCGATCAAAAACATTTTCTATTTGCCATTCAGCAAACCCCCATGTTTGCGATCGAAGTGATGCGTAGCTATTCCGATCGGTTTCGGCGTTTGAAGGAATTATTTTAA
- a CDS encoding peptidylprolyl isomerase, which yields MTRAIMETEKGTINLELFDQDAPNTVANFVKLSKEGFYDGLNFHRVIPDFMIQGGCPNGTGTGGPGYTIKCEINKNKHEAGSLSMAHAGRDTGGSQFFICHSPQRHLDGVHTVFGKTEDMDVVNAIAGKDKIISVKIEE from the coding sequence ATGACTCGCGCGATCATGGAAACCGAGAAAGGCACGATTAATCTCGAACTTTTCGATCAAGATGCCCCCAACACCGTTGCCAATTTTGTGAAGCTGTCCAAGGAAGGTTTCTATGATGGGCTCAATTTTCACCGCGTCATTCCTGATTTTATGATCCAGGGTGGTTGCCCCAACGGCACTGGTACTGGTGGCCCTGGCTACACAATTAAATGTGAAATTAATAAAAACAAGCATGAAGCTGGTTCGCTTTCAATGGCTCATGCTGGCCGCGATACCGGTGGTAGTCAGTTCTTTATTTGCCATTCCCCCCAACGCCACCTGGACGGTGTGCATACTGTGTTTGGTAAGACCGAGGATATGGATGTGGTGAATGCGATCGCAGGCAAGGATAAGATTATCTCGGTTAAGATCGAGGAATAA